A genome region from Etheostoma cragini isolate CJK2018 chromosome 4, CSU_Ecrag_1.0, whole genome shotgun sequence includes the following:
- the sycp1 gene encoding synaptonemal complex protein 1 isoform X2 translates to MVRMERDRGFNFKLLVPPRVNNGQVSAVRPQEIVENCGDFMNTHLQGYSKGFEKEQSMPFPNTSMVAPTKPTRQDLPRYQDTKMKVVPPMEKGENHCKPGQLYSKLFEEVEKIKCWKVKVDCDTVQKDRRLQENKRTIETQRKAIQELQFGNESLSVKLEEQISENEDLRNKNNATRNLCNILKDTFQRSAEKMHLFESEREETHHLFMENSGSIQKLIAAFESLRVRAEADQQEMQKVKEDVLQFEDLKRKYDQEYNMKEKEVAELQTKIKDKENELQKLLLDLSETQTHCKELQEATKEQYELLKSSKSEQDSLLQKLHTAEQHCKETEKNCEAVAALLEQSKEEYAEMIQNKDLSLQELSRVTNQQAAKLEQIQTTSQELQNSLASEIHRAKELEDKLTASNKELEMRNTLLGESIEQSVKKDEQIKILEDELDKTSKSVESMKGKIDVTEVKMEEVTAELSRKTEEVQHFKNEAEISFAKNDLLKKACEAAEKALDDQTEKSAVTEIKVTELEGQLFAEINKNKEHTSQMEQLRNDIMQHKLKYKELLSNFNELHSEKTAIQQQFENGSSNVKSMEATIKVSEEKAENIAKEIQRLEEENQCLREEVNSMKTKSQGKCQETETLRKKMQENVDHLQEEIAEKEKHIKAMETKLCNLRKKCEIKLKAQEEYQKENKMLKKQIAKENVKSSQLETVINRLHEESQNLKRLNEEDQQKLLKELESKSTFTAELENEVQKLRLTTADAIKKKDDTELKCQHKIADMVALMEKHKSQYDRMVEEKIAELDENKKKEMEVVAHRESLELDLIKHKKDIDHLKQQLKTEITEKENMQKKLTDLKKEMSSIKTTHLSEARNKQSPASNCKQGRGDETPKENSSKRHVFDFSKARRTPSYSNDNRSTAVKKKALKVSDTESIKKSCATTPTNKDVQNEDLKTPRNITNRVGGTTKIKSYRIRTPPSAEKAARWGEGPIALDPKSDSSDQNDLLTFASAPVPNLSAPYGKCNIFRKIQSPGIHKSPGNSLKLAAMKRMRDAGWTAVTGCDKKKKTTSEKIFA, encoded by the exons ATGGTTAG AATGGAGAGAGACCGGGGTTTTAACTTCAAACTGCTGGTACCTCCCAGGGTCAATAACGGACAGGTATCGGCTGTGCGACCTCAGGAAATCGTTGAGAACTGCGGTGATTTCATGAATACACATCTGCAG GGTTATAGTAAAGGATTTGAAAAAGAGCAGAGCATGCCTTTCCCCAATACAAGTATGGTTGCACCAACTAAACCAACCAGACAAG ACTTACCGAGATACCAAGATACCAAGATGAAAGTCGTGCCACCAATGGAAAAAGGAGAG AATCATTGCAAACCTGGACAGCTTTATTCCAAGCTGTTTGAAGAAGTTGAGAAAATTAAGTGCTGGAAGGTCAAAGTTGACTGTGACACTGTGCAGAAGGATAGGAGACtccaagaaaacaaaagaacaattgAAACTCAGCGCAAAGCCATTCAAGAATTGCAG TTTGGAAATGAAAGTCTCAGTGTGAAGCTGGAAGAACAGATCAGTGAAAATGAGGATTTGAGGaacaa AAACAACGCAACAAGGAACTTGTGTAATATCCTCAAAGATACCTTTCAGCGGTCAGCTGAGAAAATGCATTTAT ttgaatctgaaagagaagaaacacaTCACCTCTTTATGGAAAATAGTGGGAGTATTCAG AAACTGATTGCAGCATTTGAAAGCCTTCGTGTTCGCGCAGAAGCTGATCAACAAGAGATGCAGAAAg TCAAAGAGGACGTTCTGCAATTTGAAgatctaaaaagaaaatatgatcaAGAATATAACATGAAGGAGAAAGAG GTTGCAGAGCTTCAAACTAAAATTAAGGATAAGGAAAATGAATTGCAAAAACTCCTGCTTGACCTCAGTGAAACCCAGACGCACTGCAAAGAACTTCAAGAGGCAACAA AGGAACAATATGAACTTCTCAAAAGCTCAAAAAGTGAACAAGATTCCCTTCTCCAGAAACTGCACACTGCAGAACAGCACTGTAAAGAAACTGAG AAAAATTGTGAAGCTGTTGCTGCATTACTGGAACAAAGTAAAGAAGAATATGCAGAGATGATTCAAAACAAAGACTTAAGTTTGCAGGAGCTCAGCAGAGTTACAAATCAACAAGCAGCTAAGTTGGAGCAAATTCAGACAACCTCTCAAGAGCTACAGAATTCCCTCGCCTCAGAGATACATAG GGCCAAGGAACTTGAGGATAAACTCACGGCAAGCAACAAGGAACTTGAAATGAGAAACACACTTTTAG GAGAGAGCATCGaacagagtgtaaaaaaagATGAGCAGATCAAAATCCTTGAAGATGAACTG GACAAGACATCTAAATCTGTTGAGTCCATGAAGGGTAAGATTGACGTCACTGAAGTCAAAATGGAGGAAGTCACAGCTGAGCTTTCAAGGAAAACAGAAGAAGTCCAGCATTTTAAG AATGAAGCTGAGATTTCCTTTGCCAAAAATGATCTACTAAAGAAGGCTTGTGAAGCTGCTGAAAAGGCACTAGACGATCAAACGGAGAAGTCTGCGGTGACAGAG ATCAAAGTGACAGAGTTAGAGGGACAATTGTTtgctgaaataaacaaaaataaagaacacaCCTCTCAGATGGAGCAACTGAGGAACGACATCATGCAGCATAA ATTAAAGTACAAAGAGTTATTATCCAACTTTAATGAGCTACACTCGGAGAAGACAGCCATTCAACAGCAGTTTGAGAATGGATCTTCTAATGTGAAATCCATGGAGGCTACCATAAAG GTGAGTGAGGAGAAGGCCGAGAATATCGCAAAAGAAATTCAACGACTGGAAGAAGAAAACCAATGTTTACG GGAGGAAGTAAACTCAATGAAAACCAAAAGCCAAGGGAAATGTCAGGAAACTGAGACTCTGCGGAagaaaatgcaagaaaat gtTGACCATCTGCAGGAGGAAattgcagaaaaagaaaagcatatCAAAGCCATGGAAACAAAG CTGTGCAATCTTcggaaaaaatgtgaaattaaactTAAAGCCCAGGAGGAATACCAGAAAGAG aataaaatgcTTAAGAAACAAATAGCAAAGGAGAATGTGAAATCCAGTCAACTTGAAACTGTG aTAAACCGTCTTCATGAGGAGTCCCAGAATCTTAAAAGACTGAACGAAGAAGACCAGCAGAAACTGCTTAAAGAGCTCGAGTCCAAATCAACCTTTACAGCAGAGCTTGAAAATGAG GTACAAAAGCTCAGATTAACAACAGCAGATGCCATCAAGAAAAAGGACGACACAGAACTCAAGTGTCAACACAAGATCGCCGACATGGTTGCACTAATGGAGAAACATAAG aGCCAATATGACCGAATGGTTGAAGAAAAGATTGCAGAACTTGATGAGAACaagaagaaagagatggaggtTGTTGCCCATAGGGAATCACTG GAGTTGGATCTCATAAAGCACAAGAAAGATATTGATCATCTGAAGCaacagctgaagacagaaaTAACAGAGAAG GAAAATATGCAGAAGAAGCTGACAGacttaaagaaagaaatgtcatCAATAAAAACCACTCATCTGTCAGAAGCAAGGAACAAGCAG TCACCTGCCTCAAACTGTAAACAAGGGAGAGGTGACGAGACTCCAAAAGAGAACTCTTCGAAGAGACACGTGTTTGACTTTTCTAAGGCCAGGAGAACTCCCTCCTACAGCAATGATAATAGAAGTACCGCCGTTAAGAAGAAAGCT CTTAAGGTATCTGACACTGAATCCATCAAAAAATCCTGTGCAACAACACCTACGAACAAG GACGTTCAAAATGAAGACCTGAAAACCCCaagaaatattacaaacagggtTGGCGGAACAACCAAGATCAaa TCCTACAGAATAAGGACACCTCCATCTGCTGAAAAGGCAGCACGCTGGGGGGAGGGCCCCATAGCTCTTGACCCCAAGTCTGACAGCTCTGATCAAAACGATCTCTTG ACCTTTGCAAGTGCGCCCGTACCCAATCTTTCCGCTCCATATGGCAAATGCAACATCTTCAGAAAG ATCCAGAGCCCTGGCATTCATAAATCCCCAGGAAATTCCTTGAAGTTAGCTGCAATGAAAAGGATGAGAGATGCTGGTTGGACGGCTGTTACTggctgtgacaaaaaaaagaagacaaccaGTGAGAAGATCTTTGCATGA
- the sycp1 gene encoding synaptonemal complex protein 1 isoform X1 encodes MERDRGFNFKLLVPPRVNNGQVSAVRPQEIVENCGDFMNTHLQGYSKGFEKEQSMPFPNTSMVAPTKPTRQDLPRYQDTKMKVVPPMEKGENHCKPGQLYSKLFEEVEKIKCWKVKVDCDTVQKDRRLQENKRTIETQRKAIQELQFGNESLSVKLEEQISENEDLRNKNNATRNLCNILKDTFQRSAEKMHLFESEREETHHLFMENSGSIQKLIAAFESLRVRAEADQQEMQKVKEDVLQFEDLKRKYDQEYNMKEKEVAELQTKIKDKENELQKLLLDLSETQTHCKELQEATKEQYELLKSSKSEQDSLLQKLHTAEQHCKETEKNCEAVAALLEQSKEEYAEMIQNKDLSLQELSRVTNQQAAKLEQIQTTSQELQNSLASEIHRAKELEDKLTASNKELEMRNTLLGESIEQSVKKDEQIKILEDELDKTSKSVESMKGKIDVTEVKMEEVTAELSRKTEEVQHFKNEAEISFAKNDLLKKACEAAEKALDDQTEKSAVTEIKVTELEGQLFAEINKNKEHTSQMEQLRNDIMQHKLKYKELLSNFNELHSEKTAIQQQFENGSSNVKSMEATIKVSEEKAENIAKEIQRLEEENQCLREEVNSMKTKSQGKCQETETLRKKMQENVDHLQEEIAEKEKHIKAMETKLCNLRKKCEIKLKAQEEYQKENKMLKKQIAKENVKSSQLETVINRLHEESQNLKRLNEEDQQKLLKELESKSTFTAELENEVQKLRLTTADAIKKKDDTELKCQHKIADMVALMEKHKSQYDRMVEEKIAELDENKKKEMEVVAHRESLELDLIKHKKDIDHLKQQLKTEITEKENMQKKLTDLKKEMSSIKTTHLSEARNKQSPASNCKQGRGDETPKENSSKRHVFDFSKARRTPSYSNDNRSTAVKKKALKVSDTESIKKSCATTPTNKDVQNEDLKTPRNITNRVGGTTKIKSYRIRTPPSAEKAARWGEGPIALDPKSDSSDQNDLLTFASAPVPNLSAPYGKCNIFRKIQSPGIHKSPGNSLKLAAMKRMRDAGWTAVTGCDKKKKTTSEKIFA; translated from the exons ATGGAGAGAGACCGGGGTTTTAACTTCAAACTGCTGGTACCTCCCAGGGTCAATAACGGACAGGTATCGGCTGTGCGACCTCAGGAAATCGTTGAGAACTGCGGTGATTTCATGAATACACATCTGCAG GGTTATAGTAAAGGATTTGAAAAAGAGCAGAGCATGCCTTTCCCCAATACAAGTATGGTTGCACCAACTAAACCAACCAGACAAG ACTTACCGAGATACCAAGATACCAAGATGAAAGTCGTGCCACCAATGGAAAAAGGAGAG AATCATTGCAAACCTGGACAGCTTTATTCCAAGCTGTTTGAAGAAGTTGAGAAAATTAAGTGCTGGAAGGTCAAAGTTGACTGTGACACTGTGCAGAAGGATAGGAGACtccaagaaaacaaaagaacaattgAAACTCAGCGCAAAGCCATTCAAGAATTGCAG TTTGGAAATGAAAGTCTCAGTGTGAAGCTGGAAGAACAGATCAGTGAAAATGAGGATTTGAGGaacaa AAACAACGCAACAAGGAACTTGTGTAATATCCTCAAAGATACCTTTCAGCGGTCAGCTGAGAAAATGCATTTAT ttgaatctgaaagagaagaaacacaTCACCTCTTTATGGAAAATAGTGGGAGTATTCAG AAACTGATTGCAGCATTTGAAAGCCTTCGTGTTCGCGCAGAAGCTGATCAACAAGAGATGCAGAAAg TCAAAGAGGACGTTCTGCAATTTGAAgatctaaaaagaaaatatgatcaAGAATATAACATGAAGGAGAAAGAG GTTGCAGAGCTTCAAACTAAAATTAAGGATAAGGAAAATGAATTGCAAAAACTCCTGCTTGACCTCAGTGAAACCCAGACGCACTGCAAAGAACTTCAAGAGGCAACAA AGGAACAATATGAACTTCTCAAAAGCTCAAAAAGTGAACAAGATTCCCTTCTCCAGAAACTGCACACTGCAGAACAGCACTGTAAAGAAACTGAG AAAAATTGTGAAGCTGTTGCTGCATTACTGGAACAAAGTAAAGAAGAATATGCAGAGATGATTCAAAACAAAGACTTAAGTTTGCAGGAGCTCAGCAGAGTTACAAATCAACAAGCAGCTAAGTTGGAGCAAATTCAGACAACCTCTCAAGAGCTACAGAATTCCCTCGCCTCAGAGATACATAG GGCCAAGGAACTTGAGGATAAACTCACGGCAAGCAACAAGGAACTTGAAATGAGAAACACACTTTTAG GAGAGAGCATCGaacagagtgtaaaaaaagATGAGCAGATCAAAATCCTTGAAGATGAACTG GACAAGACATCTAAATCTGTTGAGTCCATGAAGGGTAAGATTGACGTCACTGAAGTCAAAATGGAGGAAGTCACAGCTGAGCTTTCAAGGAAAACAGAAGAAGTCCAGCATTTTAAG AATGAAGCTGAGATTTCCTTTGCCAAAAATGATCTACTAAAGAAGGCTTGTGAAGCTGCTGAAAAGGCACTAGACGATCAAACGGAGAAGTCTGCGGTGACAGAG ATCAAAGTGACAGAGTTAGAGGGACAATTGTTtgctgaaataaacaaaaataaagaacacaCCTCTCAGATGGAGCAACTGAGGAACGACATCATGCAGCATAA ATTAAAGTACAAAGAGTTATTATCCAACTTTAATGAGCTACACTCGGAGAAGACAGCCATTCAACAGCAGTTTGAGAATGGATCTTCTAATGTGAAATCCATGGAGGCTACCATAAAG GTGAGTGAGGAGAAGGCCGAGAATATCGCAAAAGAAATTCAACGACTGGAAGAAGAAAACCAATGTTTACG GGAGGAAGTAAACTCAATGAAAACCAAAAGCCAAGGGAAATGTCAGGAAACTGAGACTCTGCGGAagaaaatgcaagaaaat gtTGACCATCTGCAGGAGGAAattgcagaaaaagaaaagcatatCAAAGCCATGGAAACAAAG CTGTGCAATCTTcggaaaaaatgtgaaattaaactTAAAGCCCAGGAGGAATACCAGAAAGAG aataaaatgcTTAAGAAACAAATAGCAAAGGAGAATGTGAAATCCAGTCAACTTGAAACTGTG aTAAACCGTCTTCATGAGGAGTCCCAGAATCTTAAAAGACTGAACGAAGAAGACCAGCAGAAACTGCTTAAAGAGCTCGAGTCCAAATCAACCTTTACAGCAGAGCTTGAAAATGAG GTACAAAAGCTCAGATTAACAACAGCAGATGCCATCAAGAAAAAGGACGACACAGAACTCAAGTGTCAACACAAGATCGCCGACATGGTTGCACTAATGGAGAAACATAAG aGCCAATATGACCGAATGGTTGAAGAAAAGATTGCAGAACTTGATGAGAACaagaagaaagagatggaggtTGTTGCCCATAGGGAATCACTG GAGTTGGATCTCATAAAGCACAAGAAAGATATTGATCATCTGAAGCaacagctgaagacagaaaTAACAGAGAAG GAAAATATGCAGAAGAAGCTGACAGacttaaagaaagaaatgtcatCAATAAAAACCACTCATCTGTCAGAAGCAAGGAACAAGCAG TCACCTGCCTCAAACTGTAAACAAGGGAGAGGTGACGAGACTCCAAAAGAGAACTCTTCGAAGAGACACGTGTTTGACTTTTCTAAGGCCAGGAGAACTCCCTCCTACAGCAATGATAATAGAAGTACCGCCGTTAAGAAGAAAGCT CTTAAGGTATCTGACACTGAATCCATCAAAAAATCCTGTGCAACAACACCTACGAACAAG GACGTTCAAAATGAAGACCTGAAAACCCCaagaaatattacaaacagggtTGGCGGAACAACCAAGATCAaa TCCTACAGAATAAGGACACCTCCATCTGCTGAAAAGGCAGCACGCTGGGGGGAGGGCCCCATAGCTCTTGACCCCAAGTCTGACAGCTCTGATCAAAACGATCTCTTG ACCTTTGCAAGTGCGCCCGTACCCAATCTTTCCGCTCCATATGGCAAATGCAACATCTTCAGAAAG ATCCAGAGCCCTGGCATTCATAAATCCCCAGGAAATTCCTTGAAGTTAGCTGCAATGAAAAGGATGAGAGATGCTGGTTGGACGGCTGTTACTggctgtgacaaaaaaaagaagacaaccaGTGAGAAGATCTTTGCATGA
- the si:ch211-105j21.9 gene encoding flocculation protein FLO11 isoform X2, whose amino-acid sequence MAMDTSFATLVCYLLVFSFAAAQTENNMSITSTATTAGLNLTHTTTMVTSSNATVRVTGNSNLTENTTPFTSTTRNNETVNKTEATTESTSHRQTSQSTTVTAPLTNSTTLTTTSPGTATFTAVTNLTIQTTMGHISTPDTTINTTANPSHTVNTTSDSMYRTTKGLGLNVSDFTLTVFFSVVLGVFALALVVFVFHRCKHKIQYLHQPLNNSDDTDAFLAEDDTLVISGGLYDGHAIYDNVPTTPADQSQFHLQFLH is encoded by the exons ATGGCCATGGATACCAGCTTTGCTACCCTGGTTTGTTACCTTCTGGTCTTTTCTTTTGCTGCggcacaaacagaaaacaatatgaGTATCACATCTACTGCAACAACTGCGGGCTTAAACctgacacacacaactacaatgGTAACTTCATCCAACGCTACTGTGCGTGTGACTGGAAACTCAAACTTGACTGAGAACACGACTCCATTTACCAGCACGACCCGGAACAATGAAACAGTCAACAAAACAGAAGCTACAACTGAGAGCACAAGTCATCGCCAGACTTCTCAGTCAACAACAGTCACGGCTCCTCTAACAAATAGTACAACACTGACGACCACATCACCTGGCACTGCCACATTTACTGCAGTGACAAATCTGACCATACAGACCACAATGGGTCACATAAGTACACCTGAtactacaataaatacaactgcAAATCCATCTCACACTGTCAACACAACATCAGATTCAATGTACAGAACCACAAAAG GTTTGGGACTTAACGTTTCAGACTTTACTCTGACAGTTTTCTTCAGTGTTGTACTTGGAGTGTTTGCTCTGGCATTGGTTGTGTTCGTGTTTCACAGATGCAAACATAAAATCCAATACTTGCATCAACCTCTGAACAACAGTGATGACACGG ATGCATTTTTGGCAGAGGATGACACGCTCGTAATTTCTGGAGGACTTTATGATGGCCATGCAATATACGACAACGTACCAACAACCCCAGCAGACCAATCGCAATTCCATCTTCAGTTCCTCCATTAA
- the si:ch211-105j21.9 gene encoding flocculation protein FLO11 isoform X1 codes for MAMDTSFATLVCYLLVFSFAAAQTENNMSITSTATTAGLNLTHTTTMVTSSNATVRVTGNSNLTENTTPFTSTTRNNETVNKTEATTESTSHRQTSQSTTVTAPLTNSTTLTTTSPGTATFTAVTNLTIQTTMGHISTPDTTINTTANPSHTVNTTSDSMYRTTKGLGLNVSDFTLTVFFSVVLGVFALALVVFVFHRCKHKIQYLHQPLNNSDDTGDAFLAEDDTLVISGGLYDGHAIYDNVPTTPADQSQFHLQFLH; via the exons ATGGCCATGGATACCAGCTTTGCTACCCTGGTTTGTTACCTTCTGGTCTTTTCTTTTGCTGCggcacaaacagaaaacaatatgaGTATCACATCTACTGCAACAACTGCGGGCTTAAACctgacacacacaactacaatgGTAACTTCATCCAACGCTACTGTGCGTGTGACTGGAAACTCAAACTTGACTGAGAACACGACTCCATTTACCAGCACGACCCGGAACAATGAAACAGTCAACAAAACAGAAGCTACAACTGAGAGCACAAGTCATCGCCAGACTTCTCAGTCAACAACAGTCACGGCTCCTCTAACAAATAGTACAACACTGACGACCACATCACCTGGCACTGCCACATTTACTGCAGTGACAAATCTGACCATACAGACCACAATGGGTCACATAAGTACACCTGAtactacaataaatacaactgcAAATCCATCTCACACTGTCAACACAACATCAGATTCAATGTACAGAACCACAAAAG GTTTGGGACTTAACGTTTCAGACTTTACTCTGACAGTTTTCTTCAGTGTTGTACTTGGAGTGTTTGCTCTGGCATTGGTTGTGTTCGTGTTTCACAGATGCAAACATAAAATCCAATACTTGCATCAACCTCTGAACAACAGTGATGACACGG GAGATGCATTTTTGGCAGAGGATGACACGCTCGTAATTTCTGGAGGACTTTATGATGGCCATGCAATATACGACAACGTACCAACAACCCCAGCAGACCAATCGCAATTCCATCTTCAGTTCCTCCATTAA